In Sulfuracidifex metallicus DSM 6482 = JCM 9184, a single window of DNA contains:
- a CDS encoding transcriptional regulator, translating to MSKRSRQIFSIPSFGQCSNCGVEVDYAEVILMINGRLNIFCSRKCFREWLRKTRAHYG from the coding sequence ATGTCCAAGCGTTCAAGGCAAATATTTTCAATTCCTTCTTTTGGTCAATGTTCAAATTGTGGCGTGGAAGTTGATTATGCAGAAGTTATTTTAATGATAAATGGCAGGTTGAACATTTTCTGTTCTAGGAAGTGCTTTAGGGAATGGCTAAGGAAGACTAGAGCCCATTATGGCTGA
- a CDS encoding 7-cyano-7-deazaguanine synthase, with product MKSLLLLSGGMDSSSAAYILSKMDDVDAIFFNYGQRSFKQQKKAVMKVVKDLEMKLIEVDVKGLGDVFAQGEWMRPHEPIKHRNVILVSTALTYAAEKGYDEVVLATINEDCEYEPNKATILRDLKILGETVGVKLSTPFVNLSKAIVLKMGVKNGLDPSITYSCMLGHEKHCGKCSQCEHRKIAFKSANITDPTQYME from the coding sequence ATGAAAAGTCTCTTGCTGCTTTCAGGAGGAATGGATTCGTCTTCAGCGGCATACATATTATCTAAGATGGATGACGTAGACGCCATATTCTTCAACTACGGTCAAAGGTCGTTTAAGCAACAGAAGAAGGCAGTCATGAAGGTGGTGAAGGACCTTGAAATGAAGCTAATTGAGGTTGACGTGAAAGGACTCGGAGACGTCTTCGCCCAAGGAGAGTGGATGAGACCTCATGAACCAATCAAACATAGGAACGTCATCCTTGTATCTACAGCGTTAACTTACGCCGCAGAGAAGGGATATGACGAAGTGGTTTTAGCTACTATAAACGAGGACTGTGAATATGAACCGAACAAGGCGACCATACTCAGGGATCTTAAGATATTAGGTGAAACCGTAGGGGTAAAGCTATCTACTCCTTTCGTTAATTTGAGCAAGGCAATAGTTCTCAAGATGGGCGTAAAGAACGGCTTAGATCCTTCAATAACTTACTCGTGCATGTTAGGACATGAGAAGCATTGCGGTAAATGTTCCCAATGCGAACATAGGAAAATAGCATTTAAGAGTGCTAATATTACAGATCCAACGCAATACATGGAATAA
- a CDS encoding glycine cleavage system protein H, with the protein MKAGNFYFPDELLYDTEKHIWIKIEENIITVGITDMGQYVAGKIFQVTSKDVGEKVNSRSNLFTLESAKWIGKFRLPIEGEVIQVNQEVISNPSKINEDPYSAWIVKIKVEKPEGVKERFKDVNQAIPEFQKEASRLVRETSST; encoded by the coding sequence GTGAAAGCGGGTAATTTCTATTTCCCTGACGAACTTTTATATGATACAGAAAAACACATATGGATAAAAATAGAGGAAAACATAATAACTGTTGGAATTACAGACATGGGACAATACGTTGCTGGAAAGATCTTTCAAGTAACATCTAAGGACGTAGGAGAAAAGGTAAATTCTAGGTCAAACTTATTCACTTTGGAGAGCGCTAAGTGGATTGGAAAGTTCAGACTTCCAATTGAAGGTGAAGTGATCCAAGTGAACCAGGAGGTAATTTCAAATCCATCGAAAATAAACGAAGATCCTTACTCAGCATGGATAGTGAAGATCAAGGTGGAAAAACCTGAAGGTGTAAAGGAGAGATTCAAGGATGTAAATCAAGCGATACCAGAGTTCCAAAAGGAGGCGTCTCGCCTTGTCAGAGAAACAAGTAGTACTTAA
- a CDS encoding MFS transporter, with product MKKGPLLFICSASFFMSYFSRLVWSIVSSFSTLKPTQVEDGVIFSLFFVGYVVVQIPSGIIVDSVGPRKVMVGSLLGLSIASLGSAISPSIFWEYVSSLVMGLSAGWIYPTTIKVISGNYKGRDLHNAIGLYSLAWPLSIVTSGFLIPPLATINWELPYIVLFFMTLALSIVSWKVIREERKPISRRSISFAKDIRVIAISAGGFMFFFSYWSLTLFLYKFLLIVHYNPIIAGVIYSFTAIAGIPSTIISGRILDIIGTRRSLLTFVGMYGIFILLIDFTYKFLIPLSLLFLAMGFVRFIITPSHSSALAFIGGKNSGGVSGFANFFWQFSGIVSSIVSPLIVENLSYQLLWAFMGTITLLSLFFYYMVRVNDFNVS from the coding sequence GTGAAGAAGGGACCTTTACTCTTTATCTGTTCAGCTTCGTTCTTTATGTCCTATTTCTCTAGGCTAGTTTGGAGCATCGTATCAAGCTTCTCTACCTTGAAGCCCACACAGGTGGAGGATGGAGTAATATTTTCTCTGTTTTTCGTTGGTTACGTTGTAGTTCAAATACCATCAGGAATTATAGTCGACTCAGTAGGTCCGAGAAAGGTAATGGTAGGTTCTCTTTTAGGACTGTCAATTGCATCTTTAGGGTCAGCAATCTCCCCTTCAATCTTTTGGGAATATGTAAGTAGTCTAGTAATGGGATTATCTGCTGGCTGGATATATCCAACTACAATAAAAGTAATTTCGGGCAACTATAAGGGGAGGGATCTCCACAATGCGATCGGACTTTACAGCCTGGCTTGGCCTCTGTCTATTGTTACTTCGGGGTTTCTAATTCCTCCTTTGGCTACGATAAACTGGGAGTTACCTTACATCGTTCTATTCTTCATGACATTAGCCCTCTCCATAGTATCATGGAAGGTAATAAGAGAAGAGAGAAAGCCCATTTCCAGAAGGTCGATATCCTTCGCTAAAGATATAAGAGTAATTGCAATCTCCGCAGGTGGGTTCATGTTCTTCTTCTCTTACTGGAGCTTAACGCTTTTCCTGTACAAATTCCTTTTAATCGTACATTATAACCCGATAATCGCTGGAGTCATTTATTCCTTCACCGCGATAGCTGGAATTCCTTCCACTATAATTTCAGGAAGAATACTTGATATCATTGGAACTAGAAGATCCTTGTTAACTTTCGTAGGAATGTACGGGATTTTCATATTGCTCATAGATTTCACGTACAAGTTTCTAATTCCTCTTTCCTTACTCTTCTTAGCTATGGGATTCGTAAGGTTTATAATAACTCCCTCCCATTCAAGTGCCCTCGCGTTCATTGGAGGGAAGAACAGTGGTGGAGTGTCTGGGTTCGCAAACTTCTTCTGGCAATTTAGCGGGATCGTAAGTTCCATCGTATCGCCATTAATAGTTGAAAACTTAAGCTACCAATTACTGT
- a CDS encoding MarR family transcriptional regulator — MSSQLEILDNAKESIKCCLKIGDTDFDSLVLLAKLGRPMSSEEMASTMNLSKTTVENSLKKLLDLDLIERQKANDESKRIGRPKYLYVITEDLFIKIREKLDRCADTIKNSFSTSA, encoded by the coding sequence ATGAGTTCACAACTAGAAATTTTAGATAACGCTAAGGAATCGATAAAGTGTTGTCTTAAGATAGGGGATACTGATTTCGATTCCTTAGTCCTATTAGCAAAGTTAGGAAGACCAATGTCGTCAGAAGAAATGGCCTCTACAATGAACCTTAGCAAGACCACCGTGGAGAATTCCCTAAAGAAGCTTTTAGATCTGGATCTAATAGAGAGACAAAAGGCAAACGATGAAAGCAAAAGGATAGGAAGACCAAAATACCTTTACGTAATTACTGAAGACCTATTCATCAAAATAAGGGAAAAACTGGATAGATGTGCAGATACTATAAAGAACTCGTTTTCAACATCCGCCTAA
- a CDS encoding lipoate--protein ligase family protein, protein MDQFRFILERNDQSHILAGEEALLDSVSHGAKPVLRFVIFDPAAVLVGYHQSVEQEVNLDEIKKRGWSVGRRPTGGGTIVMGPWQMGWEIYSHSSLLGDTPENALRRSADAVIETLDRMGIKASFRPKNDVEVNGRKISGIGAFSEGKYIGVTGTILVDFNVDDMLAVMKMSSEKMKDKLYKDFRDRLTWVNRELGRNVEIGEVISQARSSFADVLGIKFVDEGYTSQEVEEIEKLNMKYSSSDWVFNIRKTMEGEGVKYLERKLPGGLVKIQVKMAGKGMIESVLITGDFFVEPRRAIYDLEARLKWSRAETIDDEIRDWGSSVKMIGMTPQDLFNLIKEVINS, encoded by the coding sequence ATGGATCAATTCAGGTTCATTTTAGAGAGAAACGACCAGTCTCATATACTGGCTGGAGAAGAAGCTCTTCTTGATTCAGTATCTCACGGAGCTAAGCCCGTGTTAAGGTTTGTCATATTTGATCCTGCTGCAGTGCTTGTAGGGTACCATCAATCCGTGGAACAAGAGGTTAACTTAGACGAGATCAAGAAGCGTGGATGGTCCGTTGGAAGGAGACCTACAGGAGGGGGTACAATAGTTATGGGGCCTTGGCAAATGGGATGGGAAATATATTCACACTCCTCCCTCCTAGGTGACACTCCAGAGAACGCGCTCAGGAGGAGCGCAGATGCCGTAATAGAGACGTTAGATAGGATGGGTATAAAAGCTTCCTTTAGACCCAAGAACGACGTAGAGGTAAACGGTAGGAAGATATCGGGAATTGGAGCTTTCTCCGAGGGAAAATACATAGGTGTTACTGGGACCATTCTTGTTGACTTTAACGTAGATGACATGCTTGCAGTAATGAAAATGTCATCGGAAAAGATGAAGGACAAACTCTACAAGGACTTCAGAGATAGGCTAACTTGGGTGAACAGGGAACTTGGTCGCAACGTGGAAATAGGAGAGGTCATATCCCAAGCTAGATCCTCCTTTGCCGATGTCCTAGGAATTAAGTTTGTTGATGAAGGATACACCTCTCAGGAAGTTGAAGAGATAGAAAAGCTTAACATGAAGTACTCCTCGTCTGACTGGGTTTTCAACATAAGGAAGACTATGGAAGGAGAGGGAGTTAAGTACCTCGAAAGGAAGCTTCCAGGAGGTTTAGTGAAGATTCAAGTTAAGATGGCCGGAAAGGGAATGATAGAGTCAGTCTTAATTACAGGTGACTTCTTCGTTGAGCCCAGGAGAGCAATATACGATCTTGAGGCTAGACTGAAGTGGAGCAGAGCGGAGACGATAGACGACGAAATCAGGGATTGGGGAAGTTCAGTCAAGATGATAGGAATGACACCACAAGATTTATTCAATCTAATAAAGGAGGTGATAAACTCATGA
- a CDS encoding sulfurtransferase TusA family protein: protein MEEMDLTSLECPGPFMKVATKLMTEKNLEIRVLFKDSRCRSMILDAAKLVKCEILEDKSENGVFIISLRKNGTEPANEKDLKNLGGC, encoded by the coding sequence ATGGAAGAAATGGATCTTACGAGCTTGGAGTGTCCAGGTCCATTCATGAAGGTAGCCACCAAGTTAATGACGGAGAAAAATTTGGAAATAAGGGTTCTATTCAAGGATTCCAGATGTAGGAGCATGATTTTAGATGCTGCGAAGTTGGTAAAGTGCGAGATATTGGAGGATAAGAGCGAGAATGGAGTTTTCATAATCTCACTGAGGAAGAACGGGACGGAGCCCGCTAATGAGAAAGATCTAAAAAACTTAGGCGGATGTTGA
- the lrs14 gene encoding HTH-type transcriptional regulator Lrs14 yields MEIENVKIRLPSGKEASLIDALGFCYDISDTDFQVLRVLMKGTGKTEDELSSMLHLSKASINRSVNKLASLGFIEREKDPNSKGGRPRFIYTSISYEKLTEKIARDFKYCADIFSGSFGNEFAH; encoded by the coding sequence ATGGAAATAGAGAATGTTAAAATACGTTTACCTTCAGGAAAGGAAGCTAGTTTAATAGACGCTTTAGGTTTCTGTTATGACATTTCAGACACCGACTTTCAGGTTTTGAGAGTTCTCATGAAGGGCACTGGAAAGACAGAGGATGAGCTGTCGTCTATGTTGCACCTGAGTAAAGCCTCCATAAATAGATCCGTGAACAAGTTGGCATCCCTAGGTTTCATAGAGAGGGAGAAGGATCCTAACAGCAAGGGGGGAAGACCTAGGTTTATATATACTTCAATTTCTTATGAGAAACTAACCGAGAAGATAGCTAGAGACTTTAAGTACTGTGCGGATATCTTCTCTGGCTCCTTCGGTAACGAATTCGCCCACTAA
- a CDS encoding HAD family hydrolase — MKLAVWLDGVIFKANLTERLYKIYKEGSFELPTLGNAETYGDYLVLKEYEKDMAILSPFSKEETERLLKKVQLKPSILVYNKGKTKPSLIPYKELFEVSEWDPLEVITIGASPLDLLSCRFYDSRVRIICVNRREECDKYSPTFMINDLNELGRALRTLKVT, encoded by the coding sequence TTGAAATTAGCTGTCTGGTTAGACGGAGTCATATTTAAGGCAAATCTGACCGAAAGATTGTACAAGATATACAAAGAAGGCTCATTCGAGTTGCCCACCTTAGGTAACGCTGAGACATATGGGGACTATTTGGTTCTGAAGGAGTACGAAAAGGACATGGCAATTCTCTCCCCCTTCTCAAAGGAAGAAACGGAGAGACTTTTAAAAAAGGTTCAACTTAAGCCAAGCATCTTAGTGTATAACAAGGGCAAGACGAAGCCTTCGCTAATACCTTACAAGGAGCTATTTGAGGTCAGCGAATGGGATCCGCTGGAAGTGATAACCATAGGAGCTTCCCCGTTGGATCTGCTTTCTTGTAGGTTCTATGATTCCAGGGTGAGGATAATCTGTGTCAATAGAAGAGAGGAATGCGACAAGTATTCTCCCACTTTCATGATAAATGATCTGAACGAGCTGGGAAGAGCCCTAAGAACTCTGAAGGTTACATGA
- a CDS encoding helix-turn-helix domain-containing protein — protein MAEKIKFPDGREVDIHEFIAFMYGLSKSDVELLHMLMTEGKMTTDDIASKLNVTKASISKSLNSLIDKGLVEREKVQSEDKRKGRPNFMYWVDREKLYSRLDTDLEKLLTTLKGSIQKTMTVAI, from the coding sequence ATGGCTGAAAAGATAAAGTTTCCAGACGGGAGAGAAGTCGACATACATGAATTTATAGCATTCATGTACGGACTTTCTAAAAGTGACGTAGAGTTACTTCATATGTTAATGACGGAAGGTAAAATGACTACTGACGATATAGCGTCTAAACTTAACGTAACGAAGGCTTCCATAAGCAAATCCCTAAATAGTCTCATCGACAAGGGGCTGGTAGAAAGGGAAAAGGTACAAAGTGAGGACAAGAGAAAAGGAAGACCAAACTTCATGTATTGGGTTGACAGGGAAAAATTATACAGCAGGCTTGATACTGATCTGGAGAAACTATTGACCACGCTAAAGGGCTCTATACAGAAGACAATGACGGTAGCTATTTAA
- a CDS encoding CoA-binding protein, with the protein METKEILTNFKNVAVVGFSKDPTKPSHKVPMFLKEHGYHVIPVNPTVKEINGMKCYNNLEEIPDRVDVVEVFRPSKEVESIVEQAVRRAKEKGDVKVVWLQEGIVNENAKRQAEENGLIFVQDKCMYKEYTKYIEGN; encoded by the coding sequence ATGGAGACAAAGGAAATCTTGACAAATTTCAAGAACGTAGCGGTGGTAGGTTTCTCAAAGGATCCTACCAAGCCTTCCCATAAGGTTCCCATGTTCCTTAAGGAACACGGATATCACGTTATTCCAGTCAACCCAACGGTGAAGGAAATTAATGGAATGAAGTGCTACAACAATCTCGAGGAAATTCCAGACAGGGTAGACGTAGTTGAGGTTTTCAGACCTTCTAAGGAGGTTGAATCAATAGTGGAGCAGGCTGTAAGGAGAGCTAAGGAGAAGGGAGACGTAAAAGTAGTCTGGTTACAAGAAGGAATAGTTAACGAGAACGCTAAGAGGCAGGCAGAAGAGAACGGACTAATATTCGTGCAGGATAAGTGTATGTATAAAGAATACACTAAGTATATTGAAGGAAACTAA